The Papio anubis isolate 15944 unplaced genomic scaffold, Panubis1.0 scaffold801, whole genome shotgun sequence DNA window catatttttggatgttataaataatagtttacaattttctatttttccatttactgttagtatacagaaatacaattattCTAGTAATTTTTGTGTACAGTTCAAAATTTCTGCATAGACAATCATGTTGTCTAAGAATAAAGAAAGTTCTACTCCATTCCACTtttgatatcttttatttctctttttttttctttattgctctggctagaagcCCCAGTAGGATGCTGACTAGAAGTGGTGAGAACCAAGACCTTTATATCATTCCTGATCTTAGAAATACTGCAgttagtttttcaccattgagtatgatgttagttgtaggtttttcatagatgctctTTTTCATGTTGAAGTTTCCTTCTATCACTTTGTTGAGAGTTTTCTTCAGGAATGGATGTTGGCTTTTGTCAGATgatttttatgcatctattgagatgatcatatggtttttcatttttagtttacaaatgtggtgaattacattgacTATTAAACCAACATTGCTTTCCCAGAATAATTCTTACTTGgttatgtgatttattttatatactgttggattatattaacatttgttaagaatttttgcatatatcttcatgaaggatattgatctatattttacatttttagattgTGTTTGTCTTGTTTAGGTGTCAGGGCTTTGATGACCTCGTACAATGACTGAGGTTTATTCTGTCCTCTTTAATCTTCTGGAAAATTTTGTGTATAATTGGTCTACtgctttcttaaatgtttgacagaattaaccagtgaagccatcttggCCTGTTGTTCTTTGTGGAAGagtttttaaactacaaattcaaGTACTTTAATAGATTTAGGTCTATTCAGGTTATATGTTTCTTCTTGGGAAGTCATGACCCAAGCAATGTGtctccatttttatcttttgttgttgttcgaTATGAAACCCTAACTCTGTATGTTGGGATTTAATGTCAAGAACTCTCTTAGTTACTGAAAAATAGACGGTTGATATACTTATAATGGacaaaataaaatgcctttaTATTAAACTTTGTTCAGCCTGaaaatccatgctcatggagGCCCAACTTCCCATCGTAGTCTTTAGCATCCCCAAATTTGCCGATTCAGCATGTGAAAGCCTTAGAGAAATGTCTCTAAATAGAGAGAGAGGGCTGGTCActttacttataattttaattcaaatggGCCAAGAATGATTTTCATGTCttcaggaaaggagagaggaactATGttgagattttgtgtgtgtgtgtgtgtgtgtgctagcCAGGTGATTTACACTCTACTCTGAACTTTGAGACCTCCAAGACTTTCTCATTAATAAAATGTAAGTGTAGCAGCCAGAAGGAGTAATGGGAATGAAAGCATTTTAAGCAAATTGTAAAAGGGGTGGGGTCGCTGAGCTTCACTGACAACTCTTGTCCTGGTTGGCTTCACTGTCCGGTTCCATTGGGTCAGGATGGCATTTCTGGCCCCATCCCACTTCCCTGGTCCCATCAGTCGAAACTGATATGGGCTGCAAGGGCCAAAGTACACCTCCAGGGCCAGGCGGGGATCTGTCAGGAAGAGCCATGGTATGTTAGGCTTGGCCCCTGTGAAAGAGCCCAGCTCATCCATATATGTGATGTAATCTGTCTGCAAAGTCTGGCTCTGGCCAAACctgaggaaagaagagaacatACTGCAATAAGTGTTACAGTTGCAAATAAGAGCATtaatttcttatgttttctttcagaaaaataatattttaaatggcaaTTCCATTTATGCCCCCCTTTTCTACAAAATtgaatttattgctttttctttggcTAAGTGAGctgcttttcttctccttcctaatCTCTATCTGAGTTTGATATAATGTTGGACTTTTGCCTTTGGCCATGTGGCATGGAGTAAACTGACCCTCTGGTTTAAGGAGACCAATTAACTTAGTTTACTCATTAACACATTATTCTTTATAATACATTGCTTAGAATCTGCCCCAGTGTTATACTTTCAGATTAGTTTGTTTAAAAGTGGGATCATGGATGGTTTTAATGCTTCTATAatctaataatataaattatttcatactaaagaaaacaaaaaatattttactgcaaAATATATACTTCCTCGAAAGATTTTGAGATGGCCATTCATAAGGCCTGCAGACAGAAACAGCCCTGAAAAGCTGCCTTTGTGAAGGAGATTTTTATCTGTGGGGAAAATAAAGGGAAGTAAACAGAAGATGGAAACTAGGTTTCTCGGAGGCCTCCCTTGCCCACTCTAGGAAATATTAACTCgcaggagagagagactgagagtcAGGCACCGCTGAATGTCTGACAGAGAAACTTTCATCATAGGCTACTGACTCTGAGAGCTGCTCTCTGTGAGGTTTCATCTGCAGAACAGGACAGCCTTTGTTTGACATGCTTTCCTCCCTTCAGTCTCCTATATCCTGTGAAGTTACCTCtgaaataacctttaaaaatatcatgactgtgaaaaaaatgtaatcactCCATCTTTCTTCTAATCTCCAAGTTTCTGTTATTCATTCCTGagcataggccaagctaactatgggagaaatttagtttatagtttaactttgaaacaaagatggtaacagccctttcccgaAACAAACCCCCTCCTTGCTTGGGGGTCAGACTGCTTTTGTagaactaacaaattagccacaaggtAAGAAATTAGGGCTCAGGAGTCATGCAGTCAGAAGTCTCCAATTGCTCCTGTGGATAACATCACCATTGTACAACCTAAGATTGGTgttcaagatatttttcagaccctgcatTCTGATGGGCCAGCTGGCACTACTCGGACTGGCAAACTGGTTCATCTTGTCATGTGGTCTCCTCCCAGGAAGACCAGAAGACAAGCTTTGACTCCCTATGGTTTCATCCCTGATCCAACCAATCAACattccccattccctagccccgGACTACCAAACTATCCTTAAAAAAACCTAGCCTCTGAATTTTCatggaggctgatttgagtagtAATAAACTCCTGTCCTTCTGTTTAGCTGGccagaccccaaaagagggttcttggacctctCACAAGAAGGAATTCAGGGCCAGTCCGTAAAgtcaaagcaagtttattaagaaagtaaagaaataaaagaatggctacttcataggcagagcagtggcatgggCTGCTCAACTGAGTATGCTTATAGTTACTTCttgattacattttaaacaaggggtggattattcatgagttttccaggaaagaaaTGGGCAGTTCCCAGAATTGAGGGTTCCTCCACTTTTTAGACTagatagggtaacttcctgatatcgccatggcatttgtaaactgtcatggtgctggtgggagtttCTTCTAGCATGCTAATTCATTAGAATCAGCATATAATAagtagtgaggatgaccagaggtcacttttttcatcatcttggttttggtgggttttggccaacTTCATTACTGAATcatgttttatcagcaaggtctttgtgacctgaaTCTTGTGCTGCCCTCCTATCTcgtcctgtgactaagaatgcctaacctcctgggaatgcagcctaggggtctcagcctcattttacccaacccctattcaagatggagtcactctggttcaaatgcctctgacagctGTGTGTTTATTAAACTCTCCCTATTGGAAAAACCTGCTGTTCTCAGTGCATCAGCTTTTCTGGGCAGTGAGCAAGATGAATCTGTTGGGTGATTACACCTCCCCCAAAGCACAGAGAAACTTGGTCTGGGCTGCTGTTCTTTGGACTCATTAATTTCCTCTGAAAAATCATTTACTTTTACACTTCCATCTCCCCTATCCCCAGTGAAGAGAATATTTAAACATGAACGAACTGGCCCTCCTTTGAGTTCATGTTTTCTAAGGCTCttatgcacacatgtgcacataatAAATctgttatgtttttctcttgtaacctgtcttttgttataggggtgTTGGCCATTACCTTTTATGACAGAAAAGAGATCACCCCCTTTCTGCCTCTATAGTTCTTTTAGTTGGAACGTGGCCTAATTTGCTTTTTGAAACTCTGAAGAGCAGCTTATCATTTAAGCAATAAGATGAACATTttaacctgtttcctcatctttattcCTACTGGGCTCTAAAGGAAAAGGTATCAAGCTGCATGAATTGTTAGCACATAAAAGTGCCCAGCTCTGAGAGGTGTTCTGTGAACTGGATGAAGTTGAGCAGAGGAGGTTTTGTTGAATCTGAggattccatttcttttcttctctaggcCCTGAGTGGGTGACTACATTGTGGCATTCAatgtgagagaagaaaaatagctcAGAGTAGTCTGCGCTATGTGTGGTATGCAAAATTTATCAAGCTCAGATAGCCAGGCGTATGGGACTTGTCATGCTGCCCTCTACCAATGCCTGGGGGCAATTGTTAAAAGGCATTTTGATTCCTGACTAGCTGTCTCACCCATCATCTTCATGTTCCTggaatttgtgatacaaagaacaGTGTATAGCCAATCAATAgcttatataattttaatgtaagttCTTGGTAAACAACTTAGAAGTTGactcttgtttttcctttaaaaacctacttgtaactgctgctaatGGAGTGCATATTCAGGGCAATTTGACTCTGTGCTCCTGGGTTGCAGTCCTCAAACTTGGACCAAACcagttctttttatattaaatttgtcTCCGTGTTTTCCTTTAGGTTGACATATCAACGCCatgttaaatgtttgaaaaagtaaagaaacttCCTATATTCAGTTGACTTTGGAAGAACTCAGGGGTTAGGGGCATTGAGTCCTCTTGCAGTCAAAAATCCAtgtgtaacttttgactccccaaatgCTTAACTCTTATTAACCTACTGtggactggaagccttaccaataacacaaacagttgattaacacatattttgtatatcatatgtattaaatactattcttacaataaagtaagctggagaaaagaaaatgttattaagaaaattatgaggaagaaaaaatatgtttactattcattaagtggaagtggctTATAAacatcttcatcctcatcatctttatgttgagtaggctgaggaggaggaggaggagaaacagaaggggttggtcttgctgttttAGGGGTGGCAGAAGTGGAAGAGATGAAGGAGGTAGAATTGGGGGCAGGAGAGGCAGACACTTTGGTGTAATTATGGAAATACATTATAATTTCCGTCtgacttttgcttttttatttctataaagatTTTCTATATAGTAGTAAT harbors:
- the LOC101017669 gene encoding putative dimethylaniline monooxygenase [N-oxide-forming] 6; protein product: MKGFKIWIMEKFKRFGQSQTLQTDYITYMDELGSFTGAKPNIPWLFLTDPRLALEVYFGPCSPYQFRLMGPGKWDGARNAILTQWNRTVKPTRTRVVSEAQRPHPFYNLLKMLSFPLLLLAATLTFY